The nucleotide window AAAAAAATATAGGGATATAACTAACTTGTCAAATTCTAAGTTTACTCTTTACTCAGCAATAATAGATACACTTCAATATATTACCATCATGGAAAAAAACAAATAGTATGGAAGCAGATGAGTACTTATATATGATAATAGGTGAATATAGAGCTCCTAATATACATATTCGTGACTCTAGGTTGACAGATGTAAAACAGTTGATTAGAGAATGGGCACACAAAAACTTAGAGGGAATTTATCTTTTTGGTTCTTGCGCTAAAAAAACTGCTTTAAAGGGAAACTCAGATTGTGACTTATTTATTTCATTATACTCAGATACCACAGAAAGCTTGCATGATATACATTTATTGTTGTTCAAGCAATTCAAGTATGCAGGGTATAGTGTTCGGAAACAAAATGTATCAATTAGGGCTAAAATCAATGGCTTGGAAATAGATTTAGTTCCAGGAAGAATACAAAGAGGAGAAAGTAACAATCATAGTCTTTATGTTAGTAAGGAGAAGTCTTGGGTAAAGACAAATATCCATCAACACCTTGATTTAGTTGAAAGAAGAGGTAGGCAAGATGAAATTCTTGCTACCAAAATATGGAGAACCTGCCATAAATTAAAGTTTCCTTCTATTTATATCGAACTTGTAGTTAT belongs to Microscilla marina ATCC 23134 and includes:
- a CDS encoding nucleotidyltransferase domain-containing protein; protein product: MEADEYLYMIIGEYRAPNIHIRDSRLTDVKQLIREWAHKNLEGIYLFGSCAKKTALKGNSDCDLFISLYSDTTESLHDIHLLLFKQFKYAGYSVRKQNVSIRAKINGLEIDLVPGRIQRGESNNHSLYVSKEKSWVKTNIHQHLDLVERRGRQDEILATKIWRTCHKLKFPSIYIELVVMRVLKGKRKEHIEKNFNAVLEFLSSDFIYEKVVDPSNKNNVISDLITERQKKAIQKKAEQCLYKQNWNAVIW